The nucleotide window gagctagttttagacaccgcatagagaggagaggagagctagtcgtgcccttcttcttcttcttcttcttctcgccaaacaactcaaggagcatcttgtagccactcgctcatctagtgatcatgcggagaccctgcagagcagcagtaggggtgttatctccacggagagccctgaagctgggtaagattcgccggcgtgcatgtcttcgcctcatcccgtttccaggcaccggcgacgtcttactggctcccacaatgataagccacccgttgtcatatgtcgcacctaccacccgacactcttgaatagatcgatcgggaaagaatagcttcgaggtggttttgtaccctacaaatgatttctttgtatgttctccgctagataggaactttggagtgattcttcgttgcacgttgcGGGATGGTTATATggtccaattatattagcattgttgagagattgcactagcgaaagtacggatcctaggcctcattttcaagcattgcaataccgtttttgtgccgtttactatttgctactttgctgtttttatttattcagattataaaaatatatatctaccatccatattacacttttatcaccatctcttcgtcgaactagtgtaCCTATACAATTTGTCATTGTATTaagtgtgttggggacacaagagatttcttgtattttgttgcagggttgtttgaaagagaccatcttcatcctacacctctgaCGGAATGacaaatcttaggtcatccacttgagggaaagttgctaccgtcctacaaaactctgcgcttggaggcctaacacgagtctacaagaataaagttgcgtagtagacatcggTCACCTATGATAGCCCAATTTGTCACCTAAGATCTTTTTGGTGACGATAATCCCGTCACCGGTGATCGGTCCACGGATTAGACCGGACAAAGATTCTAACACTTGGGGCCAATAGTTGCTGACGTGGCTTCTTCCATGTGGGTCTGTCATGGGTTTTATCGCCGACGGTCCCGTCAGTAATAAATCGGCGTCAGTTTTCACCAGTTAACGCTGCTGACATATGGGCCTAGAAGATGCTGACGTGGCTGCTTACAAGTGGGACCAGACATCGTTTTTCGGTGGCGATGTGTCATCTGACCGGTCAACGGTTCTAACATGTGGGCCCATTGTTGTGCTGATGTGGATGCTGGCAGGCGGGTCCATACTTGGGTGGCGTGGCTTCTTACATGTGGGACCAGACGCCGGTGGCGGCTTCTATAACCGTCACAGTTTGTATGCGCTATCAATTTGTTTTATATTGCAAAATTTGGCGGGCATATTTGAAATTTCTTGATATGAATTTGTgcaaaatttgaatttgaaagcAAATTGAGATGTCGCTACTTTTATTAAACCACAAACTTGACAATTTTCAAACAAACTATCTTAGACATTACAATAACCAGCCATGGTAAAAAACCACAGTATAAAATTAGACACATGACTCAGTTTCATGGCATCCTGGCACGGCAACCTTGACGATGTACCTAACTAGGGCATCAATTTCATCAATATCTTTTTGATAGCCTTAGTTTTCTCTTCCTTTGCTTTCTGGACGACTGCAAGTTTTTCCTGTTGCTCTTGGAGGCCATTGTTGATATATCGAATATGGTTGTACTGATGTCATCCTGTTGCTCTGGCAGGGCATTCTTGACATTTTCAAGTACTTTTTGCTGCTCTAGAAGGGTACTGTTGACAAATTCAAGTTGACGTTGCACATCTGGCAGGAGACGCTTCATAGCTTCACGTTCTTGTTGTTACTCTGCCAGGGCCTTCTTGACAACTTCATGTTCTAGCTACTGCCATGTCAGGGCCTTCTTCTTAGCATCTAGTTCATCATGCTGGTGTGTCACGCCGTGCTCGACTGCTACTGTTTCTTCCTGCGGCTTTGCTAGTGGACTGATGACTGGTTCAGTTTGTTGTTTCTTGGGCAAATGACCTGCAGTAAGGCCATCATTTGAGCATTCTAACTTTCCCTATAGAAAAAATACATGCAGGTTACATCATATGGGAGAATTCCAAAAGCTATAGATGCATCTTCCGTAATATACAGTTACATGGGTGAATAAAGGTCAAAAGTAAGGAAGTGTTTACACAAAAGAGTTGGCCTACTCACCAGGTGAACCCGCTTTCTCTTTGATTTGTTTGAGCTGGGTAATACATATGCATTAAGAGACATGAGTTGTTTGAACTCTTGAAGCAACACATGTAGACCCTTAGTCACCGCTGCTTACAGTTGATGATGATAATATTCCCACCATAATGTACTTAAAGACGTTAGATTATAGTGCACAATTTACATCCTGTGACACATGACATGGAAAGTAGACATATTCTAGCCATGGATGAAGAATTTCCTATAACACCGACTTGTACATCTTTAGTACTGACCGCATGTGTGTCTTTTTGTTCACTATCACTGCCACATTCAATCAGTTCTTCATGGTGTGTATCATCTAGAGATAGGTTCTTTTTGCAAGCAATGCCTTCTTGTGTAACTATTTCCTTCAATTTCTGTTTCCGAGTGGGGGGCTAACTTGATGCTTTCCCTGATATTATCCACTTCCTTGCAAGTAATCTCCAACCCGTTTTGGACAATGAGGTTGATCACATGGGAATCACATTGACCATGTAAAAGATCTCCTTTAGAAGGTAGCAAATTCTTTGTTGCATTGTTTAGCCTAATGGATTTGATGAAGCTCacacatgagttgttatttgttGCATTGTCTAGAGTAATGGAGAAAACCTTCTTTGGCAAACCCCAATGTTGCATGTATTCTAACATGATATTAAATAAATTTGTTCCACTGTGTGGGGTTTGTGCCTTGGAAAACCAAATCATTCTTTTCTGCAATTTCCAGTTTGCACCAACAAAACAGCATGTTATACACATATAGCTCATGACTTGACTTAAAGTCCACATGTCGGCGGTTAAAATGACATGAGAGGTTAAGTTTTGTATAACCACTAGAAGCTTTGTCCTTTGTTCATCAAATAGCATGAGTCAATCAACTCTTATTGTCATCCTAGACACCACCTAAAATGTGGGATTCAGACTATGCATGAATTGCCTAAAtccatcatattccaccatggagAATTGCAATTCATGCACGACAATCATCCCCACCAAATCCCAATGAGCTCCCTCAGGGTCATAGTTCCATTTTTCTAGACTATTTGGATCAGGTTGTGGCATGGCTGATTTTAACTGAATCGAGAAACTCATTGACCTTAGCTATTTCCCCACAAACTAACAAATGCCTAATGCATTGACTAGTAACAGCTTCTCTTGTAACCACAAAAACTCTCATGCAATGTTCACAATTGGCTTCCTTGAGTTTGTTGCCATCATACACAAGATCAAAATCATTCCAGATTTTAGATTTAAGTTTACTTCTTTTTGTTCTACATAAAAGACCTATGGAATTTGAGATGAACAAATAACTTATGCCAAGACATTTGAGATATGCGCACAATTGACATTAAAACTTAACATATGTGCAAAGTAGACATTAGAACTTATGAGGAATCTGAGGCAGTGTTGGCGACGATTGTTTCACACCTAGTCTTGGAGATGCATGAGATAACACGACATTAACCCCTGGGGATCCCACTACAGGCACCACTAATGGTGACCTCAGCCTCTTCTTTGGTGTTTTGggagtcttttctttttctccTAGGACCCCACCATGGTTTCTCAATAAACAAGGAGCACTTCAAACCGTATATCACAGGAACACAAGGAGCCTACACCCATGCAAAGCATACTATGAGCGCTTGCTCCACAAGAAGTTCTCACCATGGTTGCCCCATAACTGAACTGAACTAAAATGTCACTGAAACTGGGTGTTGGGCAAAAATTATTGCCCATAATTGGACTGAAAAGAAAAAGTAATGAACTGTGTGACTGAGACACACCTAACACTAAAACCACAATGAAAACTAAATTAAATGACACCTAACATTGAAGCTACTCACGAAAACATCACGGATTTAaggatctacaacatgatttaaAGGATTTAAGCTAGTGCCAACAAAAGATATACTCCCAACAGAAAGGAGTATGTCACAATCATAACTGTGGACGAGGCTTCAACTTTGCTAGCAACATGACAACATCACAAACTTTGTAAGAACTCTAACATCACAGACTTTGGATCTGGAGGCATAGTTAAAAAATCGGACCGGACTGGGAAAAACCGGAACCGTCGGCCTTGCCGGTTTTATAAGCTAATCAGACCGTTCTGCTAATGGACCGGACAAACCTGGTTGAACCGGCCGGTTTCTTGCCCAAACAAGATGAAAAACCGAAACTAGTTGAATCGATAATGCACGCTAGCATTGCTGGGAAAGAGGAAAAATAATTGTGACCGTTAGGTATTTATCCTTGGGCGCGATTAAACAGGCCGACGTCGCCAATTTGGTCCAACATCCAACTTTCTTATCAGATTTAACTGTCAAAGGTTAGAAACTTAGTATATTTGGcctatttttacatatttttatgGCTTAAAAACCAGCAAATGAACCGGTGAACTGACGGTCAGACCAGTAAAAACTTGAACCGACGGCAGCACCGGTTCGATCGTCGCTATAGGCGATGCTAACCTGACGTGCCCCTCATACAATGCTGCCATGTTCGCCGGATAACGAGTGCATTACCGGGCTTAGAGAAACACGTGACCGGGACACAATGACAACATGATTTCACAGCACCAACGATTGCATCATCATATGGCGGGTGAAAGAGAAGTCAGAGGCCGGAAGGAACCTTGCTTCCATTCCTTGCATCGGTGGTGTGAAGGAGCGTGGGCCCTTGGATCCGGATCGGACGACTGATTCAAACCCactctccatctccatctccaggGAGGGAGGAACCGCGTCGCGTGGACCAGTCCGCCCGCCATTGACCTCCTCTCCCTCCCCCCCAAACCTCGCCCCCGCCATGGCCGCCGCGACGGCCGCCGCCGAGATCGCCGCGCTGCCGGAGCCACGCGGCCCGCTGCGCCGCCTCTGCGGCGACCTCTCCCGCCGCGTCCGCCTCCTCGCCCCGCTCCTCGACGACccctccgcctccgcctcgccCCCGCTCGCCGACGCCCTCCGCGCCGCCCGCGACCTCCTCCACTCCGTCCACCACGGCAGCAAGATCTACCAGGTATACCCCGCCCCCCTCCCTCCctctaccaccgccgccgccgccgctataCCCCAAAGATTGATTTTTTGTTCCCCACCCGTCCACGACCGCAGGCCATGCGAGGCCGGGACAGCCTCCTCCGCGAATTCGCCGCCGTCAACGAGCAGATCCAGGCCGCGCTCGACCAGCTGCCCTACAACGACTTCGACATGCCCGAGGAGGTGCAGGAGCAGGTGCCACACCAATCCAATTTCCTACTTCCATCAGATTTCACACCTCAATTCAATTCTGTTCTAACTGTCCAATTGTGCCATTGATCCCCATTTTTGTAGGTGGCGCTGGTGCACTCGCAGTTCAAGCGGGCGGCGACGAGGGCCGAGCCGGCCGACGCGCAGCTCGCCAGGGACCTCGCCTGGGCGCTCAGCGACgacaagcccaccgtgccggccCTCCTCATGAGGGTCTCCGAGAAGCTGCAGCTCGAGACCATGGCTGACATGAAGCGCGAGTCCGTGGCGCTGCACGAGATGGTCATCTCCAGCGGCGGCGAGCCCGAAGGCTGTGTCGACGAGATGTCCTCCCTGCTCAAGAAGCTCAAGGACTGTGTCATCGCCCAGGCCCCCTCCGCCGAGGGTCCCGGTGTGGGCAGGTCTCCCTCCGTGAAGTCCCCCATCATCCCAGACGAGTTCAGATGCCCCATTTCGCTCGAGCTGATGCAGGACCCCGTCATCGTCTCCAGCGGCCAGGTGCGGCTGTTCCATTGTTATATGCAGCACTGCTAGTCAATCCTTCATCAACCACATTTATCCTAACGATCGTTATATTCTTTTTTCAGACGTACGAGCGGTCCTGCATCCAGAAGTGGCTTGATTCTGGGCACAAGACCTGCCCCAAGACGCAGCTGGCCCTCACGCATACTTCCCTCACCCCAAACTTTGTCCTCAAAAGCCTGATAGCGCAGTGGTGCGAAGCCAATGGCATTGAGCTTCCCAAGAACAAAGCCAACTCCCATGACAAGAAAGCGGTCAAAAGCTCCGACTATGACAATGCTGGTCTCATCTCGCTGATGAATAGGCTGCGGGGTGGGAACCAGGACGAGCAACGGGCAGCTGCGGGGGAGATCCGGTTGCTTGCCAAGAGAAACGTGAACAACCGGATATGCATCGCTGAAGCAGGGGCCATTCCGCTGCTGGTCAATCTGCTCTCCTCTTCCGATCCAAGAACGCAGGAACACGCCGTCACGGCACTCCTTAACCTCTCCATCCATGAGAACAACAAGGCAAGCATCGTGGATTCCAATGCCATCCCTAAGATAGTGGAAGTGCTAAAAACTGGGAGTATGGAAGCCAGAGAGAATGCCGCGGCCACGCTGTTTAGCCTGTCAGTTGTGGATGAAAATAAAGTCACTATCGGCGCTGCTGGTGCGATACCTCCGCTCATCAATCTTCTGTGCGACGGGAGCCCAAGAGGCAAGAAAGATGCGGCAACGGCAATTTTCAACCTGTGCATATATCAGGGCAATAAGGTCCGGGCGGTGAAAGCTGGAATCATCACCCATCTGATGAACTTCTTGGTGGATCCCACTGGGGGAATGATTGACGAGGCGCTCACTCTTTTGTCGATTCTTGCCGGTAATCAAGAAGGCAAGTCTGTAATTACACAATCAGAGCCAATGCCTCCACTAGTCGAGGTGATCAAAACTGGCTCTCCTCGCAACAGGGAGAACGCGGCAGCCATTCTTTGGTCTCTCTGTTCTGCTGATGCTGAACAAACCATGGCTGCAAAGGCAGCTGGAGGGGAAGATGCACTCAAGGAGCTGTCAGAAACCGGCACAGACCGCGCAAAA belongs to Triticum urartu cultivar G1812 chromosome 7, Tu2.1, whole genome shotgun sequence and includes:
- the LOC125519046 gene encoding U-box domain-containing protein 12-like, translating into MAAATAAAEIAALPEPRGPLRRLCGDLSRRVRLLAPLLDDPSASASPPLADALRAARDLLHSVHHGSKIYQAMRGRDSLLREFAAVNEQIQAALDQLPYNDFDMPEEVQEQVALVHSQFKRAATRAEPADAQLARDLAWALSDDKPTVPALLMRVSEKLQLETMADMKRESVALHEMVISSGGEPEGCVDEMSSLLKKLKDCVIAQAPSAEGPGVGRSPSVKSPIIPDEFRCPISLELMQDPVIVSSGQTYERSCIQKWLDSGHKTCPKTQLALTHTSLTPNFVLKSLIAQWCEANGIELPKNKANSHDKKAVKSSDYDNAGLISLMNRLRGGNQDEQRAAAGEIRLLAKRNVNNRICIAEAGAIPLLVNLLSSSDPRTQEHAVTALLNLSIHENNKASIVDSNAIPKIVEVLKTGSMEARENAAATLFSLSVVDENKVTIGAAGAIPPLINLLCDGSPRGKKDAATAIFNLCIYQGNKVRAVKAGIITHLMNFLVDPTGGMIDEALTLLSILAGNQEGKSVITQSEPMPPLVEVIKTGSPRNRENAAAILWSLCSADAEQTMAAKAAGGEDALKELSETGTDRAKRKASSLLELMRQSEEA